Within the Salvia hispanica cultivar TCC Black 2014 chromosome 4, UniMelb_Shisp_WGS_1.0, whole genome shotgun sequence genome, the region AGAGGAGAAAGAGCATCTAGAGAAGTTGGAGGTACACTCTTGAGTACTTCTTGCGCATatctaaaaggaaaaaagacaACATATTTGGAGAAAGTTGTACATTAGCTATGAACCTAATTTTCATGATGACTACAAATCCGTAAACCGTAATCAGATGCCCCTCCCCCTTCTTTGGCTTGTTTTTCGTTCCCAAGTATTTCCATACCTGCTTGTTAACCATGCTTGGTGGCCCATGAGGTAGATCATGCTTCTGGTACTTGGCTGCTAAACACgtctttcttctattttgtGTGGCAATGATTGATCTTGAATGGAGGTTATGGAGGCCATTGTGTGAATTCCATTAGCACTTCTTTTAAGGCTCTGCAATTGTGTTGCTATTTTAGTACCcgtgtatatattttattaatggacTAAAGAGAATAATATGTTCCCACGTTTCTTGAATTGCTTCCAAATCGCATGAAGATACACATTGGGAACTGTATTTGCATCCTTATGATTGTTGCATAACACAATAGAACTCATAAGAAGCAGATTTCAAGCGGATGCAAATATAACAATACCTGGAAAGCTCACGTGAGTATTTAACATTGTTCAGGAAGATCGTAAGAAGAGGATGGCTGctggtgatggtgatgattCCAGCAATGATGATGCTGATGATTCAAAAGACGATGTTGGTGAAGCTACCAAACAGATTAGTCATATGTCTGGGGATGATCTCGGCGACTCATTTTCTGATGCCATTCCAAAGACTAAAGCTGTCTGGATTGATGACTTACtcacaaaaaaaagtgttaCTGATTCTGATGCAGAAGATGCTCCAACTtctggagaagaagaagatggtaacgaggaagatgatgatggggatgaggatgaggaggaagaaggatCTGAAGAGAGCAGTGATGAAGATGAAAAGGCTCAGACTCCTCAAGGACTGGGAACAGAGTGATGAGGAGCAAATTGATTCGGAAGACGAAGAAGACGACGCCGACAACGACAGTGATGATACTACTGGTGAAAACCAAGGGCAATCAATATAATGATTCAGGTGCTTTCAGAGTAAAACCAATTGTTAAAGAGGATGTGCATAAGAAAGGGGAGCTTCCATATACAATTGAAGCTCCAAAATCTTTTGAAGAATTTAGCGCCCTATTGGAAAATTATTCTGATGATCAAGTTGTGGAAGCTATCAGGCGGATTCGAACATATAACGCGATTGCTGTTGCTGCAGAAAATCGGAAAAAGATGCAAGTATGATAGTATTTTGGTTTCCtgtgttattattattgttgacaaTATTAATATGGATTGAATTGGATTCCAGGTGTTCTATGGGGTATTGTTGCAATATTTTGCTGTTTTAGCAAGCACAAAGCCACTAAATTTCAAGTTACTTAATATGCTTGTCAAGCCACTAATGGAAATGAGTACAGAGACCCCATACTTTTCAGCCATTTGTGCTCGTCAGAGGTTGCTTCGTACCCGTACCCTATTCTGCCAAGATATTAGCAAAACAGGTTGGCTGCTTTATCCTTCaaaatgatttgtttttctttaaccTTATGATTCTCTGGGGATCATTTGCTGATGTGTGGAGTGgagtcttattttattcagtTGTTATCTACTTCTGAACTCTTTTTCCATGACAGGAAAAAGTTGTTGGCCATCTCTCAAGACACTTTTCCTCATGAGGCTTTGGTCTATGATTTTCCCATGCTCTGATTTCCGCCATGCTGTTATGACTCCTGCTATCCTGTTGATGTCTGAATACCTTATGCGGTGTCCGATAACTTCTGGCCCAGATATTGCTATTGGCTCCTTCTTGTGCTCTATGTTGCTATCTGTGAGTATCATCTGTTTGACTTTTTGTCTTGTTTTACTTGAGTTTAGATGTTTCTTTAAATCTCCAAGTACATTGCTATCCATTTCCAGAAATGATAGCATTTCGAGTGCCTAAGTGATGTGGGGACTGATAGTTTAATTGGGCGAACCTGCTCTAGAATTCTTTTAGGCCACTGCTCCTTCCCTTTCTCTACCTTGTTCCCACCACGACTTCCTAACCTGTCTTTAATTGCATTGCTTGTCTGGATTTCCTTTTGTAAGAAATGACTAGATTACCTTGATTTTCAATATTCTACTTCTCTTTCCAGCTCAGTGGTTAAATACTAACtgtgatttattttcttcctattaatagcataaaaaatctccATTAGGTATGCATTATAGAGGTTCAAATTAGATGGCAATGTAGATTATATGTTGGATGAGAAATCGTGAACATATATTTCATCAAATATCAGCATTTTTCCCTGATAACCTATTTTCGCAAATTATTTCATCAATATTGCCTTTCTGTTAAGTCAATTGATTTCTGTGCATTATTTATATGAGGTTTGAAGTTcaatccctctctctctctctggaCTTACACTGGCAAACTGTTGCAGGTCAGTCGACAATCCCAAAAGTTCTGCCCCGAGGCTATTACATATTTGCAGACTATATTAATGGCAGCTCTAACTAACAGACAAAGATATGAAGCTTCTcaggtttttttttcttaactcACTGCACTTACACGTGGCTTTGCATTAAATCTAAAGCCAGCTTTATCGAGTTGGTTTATAGTGAAGGTGCACTTACTTTTGCATACGCAATGACTTAATGATGTTGCTATTGACACAGTTGTGCCATCTTATGGAATTAAAAGCACTAAGGCCATTACTCCATATGCAAGGACGTGTTGAAGATATTCATTCTTTGGACTTCCTAACATTAATGGACATGCCAGATAATTCTCCTTATTTCACCTCCGACAACTTCAGGTTACGATTTCTGTCATttcaatattcatattttcgTTTCACAAGCTTGATAATAGGGGCAGATCGTATGGGTTATTTAACAGACTCATATCAGAAGTCCACGTTGATTGTCGTTATCATTCAGGATAAGTTTGTATGTATATGCACAGGGTGAGCATACATAGCGATGGGTTCAAGTCATTCCCGGAGATATTTTTGCCAATCGCAGAAATATTAGACGGACTGGCAGAAGAAGATCTGATACCCGATGCATTGAAGGTTGAGATCAAAGATGTGGCACAGCttatcaagaccaaatctgaGGAGTTTCAGTCGCTGCGACTGCCACTGAGAATCCGAAAGCAGAAGGTTATCAAAACAGCAATTCCAAAGTTTGAGGACAAGttattttcccattttaagTAGATTATGTTTTGCAAGTGGTAGAGACAAAATTGATGATGGGATTGTGGAAATGTGGAAGCTTTGTGAAGGGAAGAGATTATGCTCCAGATCGGGAGCGAGTGGAGATAAAGAAGTTGAAGAAACAACTGCAGCAGGAGGCGAGAGGCGCTGTGCGTGAACTAAGGAAAGATAACCACTTCTTGTTTGAGGTGAAGGAACAGGAAATGGCGCGAATGCAGGAAGAGAAAACTGAGATGTATGGGAAATACAGAGCTTTCCTTCAAGAACAGGAGCATGCATTTAAGTCTGGCCAGTTGGGTAAAAATAGGAAGCGAAGGCGATGATGATGGCCTCTGTTCTggtaattttcctttttggttcgAAAACGTGGTACCCGACAGGTACTTGCTTCATCCCATCTGTACAGGTTCATGGATGAAGTTTTTGATTTACTTCAATTTGGATCGATGTTGTAGTTTATGCTTTTACCATGAATCCCCCCTTTCTAACTATATTCACATTAGA harbors:
- the LOC125220263 gene encoding LOW QUALITY PROTEIN: nucleolar protein 14-like (The sequence of the model RefSeq protein was modified relative to this genomic sequence to represent the inferred CDS: inserted 3 bases in 2 codons; deleted 1 base in 1 codon) gives rise to the protein MAKSSSTGSAKKKKSKGKINKKLSSLNSDSKKIKGPKENPFESIWSRRKFNILGKMMNDAALGSRALSPFSFSAECLLNLIVVNVVTSIFVMGSKLKERQFNPHEAEGDPDSKSAEEQNAQKAKEKEESXQFTEQLDKDFASLVQSEALLSLTQPNKMSALNSLVNNRNSNDAATKEEAPKMHNKVSIQHEKPDHYDKLVGEMALDMRAQPSDRTKAPEELAQEEKEHLEKLEEDRKKRMAAGDGDDSSNDDADDSKDDVGEATKQISHMSGDDLGDSFSDAIPKTKAVWIDDLLTKKSVTDSDAEDAPTSGEEEDGNEEDDDGDEDEEEEGSEESSDEDEKAQTLKDWEQSDEEQIDSEDEEDDADNDSDDTTXVKTKGNQYNDSGAFRVKPIVKEDVHKKGELPYTIEAPKSFEEFSALLENYSDDQVVEAIRRIRTYNAIAVAAENRKKMQVFYGVLLQYFAVLASTKPLNFKLLNMLVKPLMEMSTETPYFSAICARQRLLRTRTLFCQDISKTGKSCWPSLKTLFLMRLWSMIFPCSDFRHAVMTPAILLMSEYLMRCPITSGPDIAIGSFLCSMLLSVSRQSQKFCPEAITYLQTILMAALTNRQRYEASQLCHLMELKALRPLLHMQGRVEDIHSLDFLTLMDMPDNSPYFTSDNFRVSIHSDGFKSFPEIFLPIAEILDGLAEEDLIPDALKVEIKDVAQLIKTKSEEFQSLRLPLRIRKQKVIKTAIPKFEDKLFSHFK